Proteins from a single region of Allocatelliglobosispora scoriae:
- a CDS encoding LuxR C-terminal-related transcriptional regulator produces MIDVLVVDDNPIVRSALRGVLDATEDVRVTAEARDGREAIVTARLVQPAVTLLDHRMPVADGLSVLTELTVHTSVIALTSDADPELIGRMLRGGARGYLVHGEFDPRELHRAILAVAAGHGWLSPGAAAVATASVREQARRETVQRDLAERQRHTRAHYRLTHREQDVLALLAEGLSNAAIAHRLLLTEKTVKNHLQHIFAKLRVTSRTEAVLRWTGHI; encoded by the coding sequence ATGATCGACGTACTCGTCGTCGACGACAACCCCATCGTCCGGTCCGCGCTGCGCGGCGTCCTGGACGCCACCGAGGATGTCCGGGTCACCGCCGAGGCCCGCGACGGCCGGGAGGCGATCGTCACGGCGCGACTGGTCCAGCCGGCGGTGACGCTGCTCGACCACCGCATGCCCGTCGCCGACGGGCTCTCCGTCCTCACCGAGCTGACCGTCCACACCAGCGTCATCGCTCTCACCAGCGACGCCGATCCCGAGCTCATCGGCCGGATGCTGCGCGGCGGCGCCCGCGGCTACCTCGTCCACGGCGAGTTCGACCCCCGCGAGCTGCACCGCGCGATCCTCGCCGTCGCCGCGGGCCACGGCTGGCTCTCCCCGGGCGCCGCCGCCGTCGCCACGGCGAGCGTACGCGAGCAGGCCCGGCGGGAGACGGTCCAGCGCGATCTCGCCGAGCGCCAGCGGCACACCCGCGCCCACTACCGCCTGACCCACCGGGAGCAGGACGTCCTGGCGCTGCTCGCCGAAGGGCTCTCCAACGCGGCGATCGCCCACCGGCTGCTGCTCACCGAGAAGACCGTCAAGAACCACCTGCAGCACATCTTCGCCAAGCTGCGGGTCACCAGCCGCACGGAAGCGGTCCTGCGCTGGACCGGCCACATCTGA
- a CDS encoding nucleotidyltransferase domain-containing protein, giving the protein MFSETVDRYLGQAADLIDGLYLHGSAALGDYRAGISDIDFVAVVGAPLSDDAFARLGAVHRALGGPHLDGIYVTRDELAAGPLAIGPTPYARAHRLHRAGTFEHNPVTWHTLAHHAVVAHGPPPSALAVWDSTDALLSYQRENLRGYWTGWVDGASWSLLHRGAAAWGVLGIPRLHHTLRTGRITSKTGAGEFALSTYDSRWHRIVTDALAHRSGQPGTYRNPFTRRRDAVRFTRMALDAALDA; this is encoded by the coding sequence ATGTTCTCGGAGACCGTCGACCGCTACCTCGGCCAGGCCGCAGACCTCATCGACGGGCTCTACCTCCACGGCTCGGCTGCCCTCGGCGACTACCGCGCAGGCATCAGCGACATCGACTTCGTCGCCGTCGTCGGCGCGCCGCTGTCGGACGACGCGTTCGCCCGGCTCGGCGCGGTCCACCGGGCTCTCGGCGGCCCCCACCTCGACGGCATCTACGTGACCCGCGACGAGCTGGCCGCCGGGCCGCTCGCCATCGGCCCCACCCCCTACGCCCGCGCGCACCGGCTGCACCGGGCCGGCACGTTCGAGCACAACCCCGTCACGTGGCACACGCTCGCGCACCACGCCGTCGTCGCCCACGGCCCGCCGCCGTCGGCCCTCGCGGTGTGGGACTCGACCGACGCGCTCCTGTCCTACCAGCGCGAGAACCTGCGCGGCTACTGGACCGGCTGGGTCGACGGCGCCTCGTGGAGCCTGCTCCATCGCGGTGCCGCCGCGTGGGGCGTCCTCGGCATCCCCCGGCTGCACCACACGCTGCGGACCGGCCGCATCACCTCCAAGACCGGAGCCGGGGAGTTCGCGCTGTCCACCTACGACAGTCGCTGGCACCGCATCGTCACCGATGCCCTCGCCCACCGGTCCGGGCAGCCCGGCACCTACCGCAACCCGTTCACCCGACGGCGCGACGCGGTCCGCTTCACCCGGATGGCGCTGGACGCGGCCCTCGACGCCTGA
- a CDS encoding uridine kinase family protein, translated as MTHRPLDTIIADAARRAPVDGIRVIGVDGPSGSGKSFLAARLSAALTAPIIEIDDFVSWDCFAGWWPRFDSQVLTPLLSAQDAHYQVRDWSDWYGSSLGGWKTQPWSPTVIVEGVTCTRRETVGRLAYAIWVEAPAELRLARGLARDSTHDGKAELWERWMREEDEFFAADGTRDRADVIVDTSAFTMTAGT; from the coding sequence ATGACCCACCGACCGCTGGACACGATCATCGCCGACGCCGCCCGGCGAGCCCCGGTCGACGGCATCCGCGTCATCGGTGTCGACGGCCCGAGCGGGTCCGGGAAGAGCTTCCTCGCCGCCCGGCTGTCGGCCGCGCTGACCGCGCCGATCATCGAGATCGACGACTTCGTCTCCTGGGACTGCTTCGCCGGCTGGTGGCCGCGCTTCGACTCCCAGGTCCTCACCCCGCTGCTGTCCGCCCAGGACGCTCACTACCAGGTCAGAGACTGGTCCGATTGGTACGGGTCGTCGCTGGGCGGATGGAAGACCCAGCCGTGGTCGCCGACGGTCATCGTGGAGGGCGTCACCTGCACCCGGCGGGAGACGGTGGGCCGGCTCGCGTACGCGATCTGGGTCGAAGCACCCGCCGAGCTCCGGCTGGCCCGGGGCCTGGCGCGGGACAGCACCCATGACGGTAAGGCGGAGCTGTGGGAGCGGTGGATGCGCGAGGAGGACGAGTTCTTCGCCGCCGACGGCACGCGCGACCGGGCCGACGTGATCGTGGACACGTCGGCCTTCACGATGACCGCCGGGACGTGA
- a CDS encoding sensor histidine kinase: MSDATAQLNQVVAAAAVARSVLLGRAAVTMTATAVGLRLRADPYPQLTALALVAVVTAVALAVLNHDPHVVRHPLPILALDFAAALGLLAVGHGDVAYFCYAVGACALGGVLTGPWALLPAAPHAAVGYLAAADVLDAADASVRLAGFVLAFPTAGLLAAAGAAAITTGVARHLRLSVELVAAAQRSAAASERARLARELHDSVAATLRGVSFAAVALPSSLRRHPALAQRLADTVSQGASAAVAQARDLLDGLRLDRPDEEFAGVIDGMCRQWSKDCGVPVVVRADHADPPVAVRYELCRILQEALRNTAQHAKADQVDVVMGAAGGQLRMRISDDGDGFRMPADAAELREDGHLGVVGMIERARLLGGTLRLASRPGSGTVIDVAVPLPVGTAP, encoded by the coding sequence GTGTCTGACGCAACGGCACAGCTCAACCAGGTCGTGGCGGCCGCCGCGGTCGCCCGCTCGGTCCTGCTGGGCCGAGCCGCCGTCACGATGACCGCCACCGCCGTCGGCCTGCGCCTGCGGGCCGACCCGTATCCGCAGCTCACCGCACTCGCCCTGGTCGCCGTCGTGACGGCCGTCGCGCTGGCCGTGCTCAACCACGACCCGCACGTCGTGCGCCACCCGCTGCCGATCCTCGCCCTGGATTTCGCCGCCGCGCTCGGCCTGCTCGCCGTCGGCCACGGCGACGTGGCCTACTTCTGCTACGCCGTGGGCGCCTGTGCGCTCGGCGGTGTCCTGACCGGACCGTGGGCGCTGCTGCCCGCCGCGCCGCACGCAGCCGTCGGCTACCTCGCCGCCGCCGACGTGCTCGACGCGGCCGACGCCTCCGTGCGGCTCGCCGGGTTCGTGCTCGCCTTCCCGACCGCGGGGCTGCTCGCCGCGGCGGGAGCGGCCGCGATCACCACCGGGGTCGCCCGCCACCTGCGGCTCTCCGTCGAGCTCGTCGCCGCGGCACAGCGTTCGGCAGCCGCGTCCGAGCGGGCCCGGCTCGCCCGCGAGCTGCACGACTCGGTGGCCGCGACGCTGCGCGGCGTGTCGTTCGCGGCCGTGGCCCTGCCGTCGTCGCTGCGGCGCCACCCGGCCCTGGCGCAGCGGCTCGCCGACACCGTCTCGCAGGGCGCGTCCGCCGCCGTCGCACAGGCCCGCGACCTGCTCGACGGGCTGCGCCTGGACCGGCCCGACGAGGAGTTCGCCGGTGTCATCGACGGCATGTGCCGGCAGTGGTCGAAGGACTGCGGCGTGCCGGTGGTGGTGCGCGCCGACCACGCCGACCCGCCGGTGGCGGTGCGCTACGAGCTGTGCCGGATCCTGCAGGAGGCGCTGCGCAACACCGCTCAGCACGCGAAGGCCGACCAGGTCGACGTCGTCATGGGCGCGGCGGGCGGCCAGCTGCGGATGCGGATCAGCGACGACGGGGACGGTTTCCGGATGCCCGCCGACGCCGCCGAGCTGCGCGAGGACGGCCACCTCGGCGTCGTCGGCATGATCGAGCGGGCGCGTCTGCTCGGCGGCACGCTGCGCCTCGCCTCCCGGCCGGGGTCGGGGACCGTCATCGACGTGGCCGTGCCGTTGCCGGTCGGGACCGCGCCATGA
- a CDS encoding pectate lyase, translating to MGTRTLPHPWLRLLPLVIGAVIAVTAASVVLGQNAFAATVFSDDFEDGNADGWSKSGGDWSVVTDGSKALRQTKATTDNARQFAGSTSWTNYTVSASVKPLSYGSGGFVALLARSTGSTTFFRLALLPGNTVQLQAVNSGAVTVLGSASRSTATGTYYTLAIEANGSTIRGLVNGAQVASASSSLTATGRIGLQTAYSTASYDTVVVTTGTTTPPSPSASATSGPTPSASASPRPSPSASSSPPSTSWPTPTGQAPVNNGTIPVSGVFDGGMKRYCCIGDGGQGESQDPVFELAPGATIKNVILGAPAGDGIHCLGDCTIQNVWWEDVGEDAATFLGGSNYYVIGGGARHASDKVFQHNGPGTVHISGFYTEDIGKLYRACGNCTNSYQRHVVIDNVRVTGTDIVAGINTNWGDTARFTRITVLGDPSHSTIICDKYKGVPKGSEPTHIGSGADGVNCFYSTADITWQ from the coding sequence GTGGGAACTCGCACGCTCCCCCATCCATGGCTACGGCTGTTACCCCTCGTCATCGGCGCCGTCATCGCCGTGACCGCCGCCTCTGTCGTCCTCGGACAGAACGCCTTCGCGGCGACGGTGTTCAGTGACGACTTCGAGGACGGCAACGCCGACGGCTGGTCGAAGTCCGGTGGCGACTGGTCGGTGGTGACCGACGGCTCCAAGGCCCTGCGCCAGACCAAGGCCACCACCGACAACGCCCGCCAGTTCGCCGGCTCGACGAGCTGGACCAACTACACCGTCAGCGCGTCGGTCAAGCCGCTGAGCTACGGCAGCGGTGGTTTCGTCGCCCTGCTGGCCCGGTCGACCGGCTCGACGACGTTCTTCCGGCTGGCCCTGCTGCCCGGCAACACCGTGCAGCTCCAGGCCGTCAACAGCGGGGCCGTCACCGTGCTCGGCTCCGCGAGCCGCAGCACCGCCACGGGGACCTACTACACGCTCGCCATCGAGGCCAACGGCAGCACCATCCGCGGCCTCGTCAACGGCGCGCAGGTCGCCTCCGCCAGCTCCAGCCTCACCGCCACCGGCCGCATCGGGCTGCAGACCGCCTACAGCACGGCCTCCTATGACACCGTGGTCGTCACCACCGGCACCACCACGCCGCCCAGCCCGAGCGCGAGCGCGACCTCGGGTCCCACCCCGTCGGCGAGCGCCTCCCCCCGGCCCAGCCCGTCGGCGAGCTCCAGCCCGCCGTCCACGAGCTGGCCCACCCCGACCGGACAGGCACCGGTCAACAACGGCACGATCCCGGTCAGCGGGGTCTTCGACGGCGGCATGAAGCGCTACTGCTGCATCGGCGACGGCGGTCAGGGCGAGAGCCAGGACCCGGTCTTCGAGCTCGCTCCCGGCGCCACCATCAAGAACGTCATCCTCGGAGCTCCCGCCGGCGACGGCATCCACTGCCTCGGCGACTGCACCATCCAGAACGTCTGGTGGGAGGACGTGGGCGAGGACGCGGCGACCTTCCTCGGCGGCAGCAACTACTACGTCATCGGCGGCGGTGCCCGCCACGCCTCGGACAAGGTCTTCCAGCACAACGGTCCCGGCACGGTGCACATCAGCGGCTTCTACACCGAGGACATCGGCAAGCTCTACCGGGCGTGCGGCAACTGCACCAACTCCTACCAGCGGCACGTGGTCATCGACAACGTCCGGGTGACCGGCACCGACATCGTCGCCGGGATCAACACCAACTGGGGCGACACGGCCCGCTTCACCCGGATCACGGTCCTGGGCGACCCGTCGCACAGCACGATCATCTGCGACAAGTACAAGGGCGTACCGAAGGGCAGCGAACCCACCCACATCGGCAGCGGAGCCGACGGCGTGAACTGCTTCTACAGCACCGCCGACATCACCTGGCAGTAG
- a CDS encoding DUF1996 domain-containing protein — MSFGSRPTAHRPRRQVMLLSSLVAIALTTATAAMIPSTAAALDLVVQAESFAAQSGAQVETTVDTGGGQNVGYLATGDWLRYDGVDLGPAGTLTVGARIASADTAGTGVVELRTGSVTGPVLAQFAITSTGGWQAWTTRTATAATHPTGQQTVFAVMRNTTGANFVNINWFSFATGATPSPSTSAATGWVDVDQAAWAAQLAAFRAMAMDPAPPNAVRVPEFNASCTYSHSKPDDPIVFPGLAGASHMHSFIGNRSTNANTTLASLLANPGTSCGPAQDLSAYWVPTLFERGVAVEPKAVIVYYGSRLADSAATVPFPLGFRMIAGTASLQTPTPAGSVNQFYCAGPGGEIGRSADGNWPRCAPGASLLFQLVFPDCWDGQHLDSPNHKSHLAYSYTGTCTGAYPVAIPSVSFVIAYPTPGSVDGFTLASGMASSMHGDFFNAWDNAALGHRVKNCIVQKAKCNTAGQF, encoded by the coding sequence ATGTCATTCGGCTCACGCCCGACCGCGCACCGCCCCCGGCGTCAGGTCATGCTCCTCAGCTCCCTGGTGGCGATCGCGCTCACCACCGCCACCGCCGCGATGATCCCGTCGACGGCGGCCGCCCTCGACCTCGTCGTGCAGGCGGAGTCGTTCGCCGCCCAGTCCGGTGCGCAGGTCGAGACGACCGTCGACACCGGCGGCGGGCAGAACGTCGGCTACCTCGCCACCGGGGACTGGCTGCGCTATGACGGCGTCGATCTCGGCCCGGCCGGGACGCTCACCGTCGGTGCCCGGATCGCGTCGGCGGACACGGCCGGCACCGGCGTCGTCGAGCTGCGTACGGGCTCGGTCACGGGACCAGTGCTGGCCCAGTTCGCGATCACCTCGACGGGCGGTTGGCAGGCCTGGACGACCAGGACCGCCACCGCCGCCACCCACCCCACCGGGCAGCAGACGGTCTTCGCCGTCATGCGCAACACCACCGGCGCCAACTTCGTCAACATCAACTGGTTCTCGTTCGCCACCGGAGCGACGCCCTCGCCCAGCACCTCCGCCGCGACCGGCTGGGTCGACGTCGACCAGGCGGCATGGGCGGCGCAGCTCGCCGCGTTCCGGGCGATGGCGATGGACCCCGCACCGCCCAACGCCGTCCGGGTGCCGGAGTTCAACGCGTCCTGCACCTACAGCCACTCCAAGCCGGACGACCCCATCGTCTTCCCCGGCCTGGCCGGTGCGTCGCACATGCACAGCTTCATCGGCAACCGCAGCACCAACGCGAACACCACCCTCGCGTCCCTGCTCGCCAACCCGGGCACGAGCTGCGGACCGGCCCAGGACCTGTCGGCCTACTGGGTGCCCACGCTCTTCGAGCGCGGCGTGGCGGTCGAGCCGAAAGCCGTGATCGTCTACTACGGATCCCGGCTCGCCGACTCCGCGGCCACGGTCCCGTTCCCGCTGGGATTCCGGATGATCGCCGGGACCGCGAGCCTGCAGACGCCGACCCCGGCGGGCTCGGTCAACCAGTTCTACTGCGCTGGTCCCGGCGGCGAGATCGGCCGCAGCGCCGACGGCAACTGGCCGCGCTGCGCACCGGGCGCGAGCCTGCTCTTCCAGCTCGTCTTCCCGGACTGCTGGGACGGCCAGCACCTGGACAGCCCCAACCACAAGTCTCACCTCGCCTACTCCTACACCGGAACCTGCACCGGCGCCTACCCGGTGGCGATCCCGTCGGTCTCCTTCGTCATCGCCTACCCCACCCCGGGCAGCGTGGACGGCTTCACCCTCGCCTCCGGGATGGCCTCGTCGATGCACGGCGACTTCTTCAACGCCTGGGACAACGCCGCCCTGGGCCACCGGGTGAAGAACTGCATCGTGCAGAAGGCGAAGTGCAACACCGCCGGCCAGTTCTGA
- a CDS encoding NlpC/P60 family protein, which yields MSVLRRIGAVAAAAVLGATLCAPAANADWTFYRTDPHVIACWQKVNAYGGVYQVSNGLLNGTGGYHTAQVQTYRPGAGVIADQVYTSAPGEWKLGALAHVALVPNDSFLYYLDGGQAVNIPANGIPYYMNHCKVKESPSAKVRLAISYGLAQLDSVYVGCYGGNYRHGVVPTSDKYHDGRKCGQSRVYYQPAGVKGFDCSGLVMEMYKAAGVPFTWDGSDLIRGGVPQVPKSQIQVGDLLAKSGHVAFYLGDGDGDGVASVLEATPKTYNADGTWTGVVISDATGYLNDGAYTAHRVPGAGI from the coding sequence ATGTCAGTACTGCGTCGCATCGGTGCCGTGGCAGCCGCGGCTGTCCTCGGCGCCACCCTGTGCGCCCCGGCCGCCAACGCGGATTGGACCTTCTACCGCACCGACCCCCACGTCATCGCCTGCTGGCAGAAGGTCAACGCCTACGGCGGCGTCTACCAGGTGAGCAACGGACTGCTCAACGGGACCGGGGGTTACCACACCGCCCAGGTGCAGACCTACCGGCCCGGAGCGGGCGTCATCGCCGACCAGGTCTACACCTCGGCGCCCGGTGAGTGGAAGCTCGGCGCGCTCGCCCACGTGGCCCTGGTCCCCAACGACAGCTTCCTCTACTACCTCGACGGCGGCCAGGCGGTGAACATCCCGGCCAACGGCATCCCGTACTACATGAACCACTGCAAGGTGAAGGAGTCGCCGTCGGCGAAGGTACGCCTGGCGATCAGCTACGGCCTGGCCCAGCTCGACTCGGTCTACGTGGGCTGCTACGGCGGCAACTACCGGCACGGGGTCGTTCCGACCAGCGACAAGTACCACGACGGCCGCAAGTGCGGTCAGTCGCGCGTCTACTACCAGCCCGCCGGCGTCAAGGGCTTCGACTGCTCCGGGCTGGTGATGGAGATGTACAAGGCCGCCGGGGTGCCGTTCACCTGGGACGGCTCGGACCTCATCCGGGGCGGGGTGCCGCAGGTCCCGAAGTCGCAGATCCAGGTCGGCGACCTTCTCGCGAAGTCCGGCCACGTCGCCTTCTACCTCGGTGACGGCGACGGCGACGGGGTGGCGTCCGTGCTGGAGGCGACCCCCAAGACCTACAACGCCGACGGCACCTGGACCGGCGTGGTGATCAGCGACGCGACGGGCTACCTGAACGACGGCGCCTACACCGCCCACCGGGTGCCGGGAGCGGGAATCTGA
- a CDS encoding AfsR/SARP family transcriptional regulator translates to MIDHGGECVFRILGPVQVQAADGSVTFARRQQRDLLALLLLRADQVMPVDHIVDAMWGADVPRTASLQIKNMVSGLRSALTEGTSRLATVDWQPAGYRIRIRHGQLDLAVFTGLVARSRTAPAAEAIPLLRQAVGLWRGRQALAGVRAVFADDARTHLEERRTDALEALFAAELDTANHAAVIAPLAEAVTEHPTRERLVAQLMTALHRSGRTSDALGAYQRARRVLIDDYALEPGPQLRHLERQILQGDPAVDAPAARAAVALPRRSSLPVPAQLPPDVRGFAGRAAELALLDALVDDADQAGAVVISVLMGSAGVGKTSLAIHWAHRAAHRFPDGQLYVNLAGFEADAVPMAPGEAVRGFLEALAVPPERIPTGLHAQAALYRSLAAGRRMLVLLDNAVSAEQVRPLLPGATGCLVLVTSRNRLTSLVVAEGAHPVTLDLLTDAEARDLLVARLGAARVRADERAVERIADRCARLPLALAVVAARAAIHPAIPLGTLAAQLAEANALGALAGQDPGADVRAVFSWSYQRLGHDAAGVFRRLGLHPGPEIAISAAASLVGMPVESVDPLLTELTNAHLIAEAGPGRFVLHDLLRAYAAELSATADPALGRRAAVRRLLDHYLHTADRAARRLYPHRYQIRLLATDPDVTVDTVGDRDQALAWFGGAHRVLVAAVELAAAEDLGDHAWQLAATIGTFADRRGHWDDWISALRTALATAERLGGTIGQAHAHSGLGLARSRLRRYAEAHDHLDRALTLFAELDDGLGAAYTHLRMSAVCEGMGRPGDALAHSRQARRLYGVVGHREGVAQALNNIGWYLAQLGSDRAAISHCEQALALHRELGDRQGTAHTLDSLGYVHHRLGDFDRAAAYYRESATMLRESGDRSHEAFALTHLGDAHGAAGHREQALDAWAAAQRIFDELRHPEADQVAAKIRELRRRGPRPAPSG, encoded by the coding sequence ATGATCGACCACGGTGGTGAATGCGTCTTTCGCATCCTCGGGCCGGTGCAGGTGCAGGCGGCCGACGGGTCGGTGACGTTCGCCCGGCGGCAGCAGCGGGATCTGCTCGCGCTGCTGCTGTTGCGGGCCGACCAGGTGATGCCGGTCGATCACATCGTGGACGCCATGTGGGGCGCGGATGTCCCCCGCACGGCGAGCCTCCAGATCAAGAACATGGTCTCCGGGCTGCGGTCCGCGCTGACCGAGGGCACCTCGCGGTTGGCCACCGTGGACTGGCAACCGGCGGGATACCGGATCCGCATCCGCCACGGGCAGCTCGACCTCGCGGTCTTCACCGGACTCGTGGCGCGGTCGCGGACGGCGCCGGCGGCCGAGGCGATCCCGCTGCTGCGCCAGGCCGTCGGACTGTGGCGCGGGCGGCAGGCGCTGGCGGGCGTACGCGCGGTCTTCGCCGACGATGCGCGTACCCACCTGGAGGAGCGACGGACCGACGCGCTGGAGGCGCTCTTCGCCGCGGAGCTCGACACCGCCAACCACGCGGCCGTCATCGCGCCGCTCGCCGAGGCCGTGACCGAGCACCCCACCCGCGAGCGCCTCGTCGCCCAGCTGATGACGGCGCTGCACCGCAGCGGCCGGACCTCCGACGCGCTCGGCGCCTATCAGCGCGCCAGGCGCGTTCTCATCGACGACTACGCGCTGGAGCCCGGCCCGCAGCTGCGGCACCTGGAGCGCCAGATCCTCCAGGGCGACCCGGCCGTGGACGCACCGGCCGCGCGAGCGGCGGTGGCGCTGCCGAGGCGATCGTCGCTGCCGGTCCCCGCGCAGCTCCCGCCCGACGTGCGCGGCTTCGCCGGGCGCGCGGCGGAGCTCGCGCTGCTCGACGCTCTGGTCGATGACGCCGACCAGGCCGGAGCCGTCGTGATCTCGGTGCTGATGGGCAGTGCCGGGGTTGGCAAGACATCCCTCGCGATCCACTGGGCGCACCGGGCCGCCCACCGGTTCCCCGACGGCCAGCTCTATGTGAACCTGGCCGGCTTCGAGGCGGACGCGGTGCCGATGGCGCCCGGCGAGGCGGTCCGGGGCTTCCTGGAAGCGCTCGCCGTGCCGCCGGAGCGGATCCCCACCGGCCTGCACGCCCAGGCCGCGCTCTACCGCAGCCTCGCCGCCGGCCGGCGGATGCTGGTCCTGCTCGACAACGCCGTCAGCGCCGAGCAGGTCCGCCCGCTGCTGCCGGGCGCCACCGGCTGTCTGGTGCTCGTGACGAGCCGCAACCGGTTGACCAGCCTCGTCGTGGCGGAGGGAGCCCATCCGGTGACGCTGGACCTGCTCACCGACGCCGAGGCGCGAGACCTGCTGGTCGCGCGGCTCGGTGCGGCCCGGGTCCGCGCCGACGAGCGCGCGGTCGAACGCATCGCCGACCGCTGCGCCCGGCTCCCGCTGGCACTCGCGGTCGTCGCCGCTCGCGCCGCGATCCACCCCGCAATTCCGCTGGGTACGCTGGCCGCGCAGCTCGCCGAGGCGAACGCCCTCGGTGCGCTGGCCGGCCAGGACCCGGGTGCCGATGTCCGGGCGGTCTTCTCGTGGTCCTACCAGCGCCTCGGCCACGACGCGGCGGGCGTGTTCCGCCGACTCGGCCTCCATCCCGGCCCCGAGATCGCGATCTCGGCCGCGGCGAGCCTGGTCGGGATGCCGGTGGAGTCCGTCGACCCGCTGCTCACCGAGCTGACCAACGCCCACCTGATCGCCGAGGCCGGACCGGGCCGGTTCGTCCTGCACGATCTGCTCCGGGCTTACGCGGCCGAGCTCTCCGCCACCGCGGATCCCGCCCTCGGCCGCCGGGCCGCGGTGCGCCGCCTGCTCGACCACTATCTGCACACCGCCGACCGGGCGGCTCGGCGGCTCTATCCGCACCGCTACCAGATCCGGCTGCTCGCCACCGATCCGGACGTCACCGTCGACACCGTCGGGGACCGCGATCAGGCGCTGGCCTGGTTCGGCGGCGCGCACCGGGTCCTCGTCGCGGCCGTGGAGCTGGCCGCGGCCGAGGACCTGGGCGACCATGCCTGGCAGCTCGCCGCGACGATCGGGACCTTCGCCGACCGGCGGGGCCACTGGGACGACTGGATCAGCGCCCTGCGGACCGCGCTCGCCACGGCGGAGCGCCTCGGCGGCACGATCGGGCAGGCCCATGCCCACAGCGGACTCGGGTTGGCCCGCAGCCGCCTGCGCCGGTACGCCGAGGCCCACGACCACCTGGACCGGGCGCTGACCCTCTTCGCCGAGCTCGACGACGGCCTCGGCGCCGCCTACACGCACCTGCGGATGAGCGCGGTCTGCGAGGGCATGGGCCGACCCGGCGACGCGCTCGCCCACTCCCGGCAGGCCCGCCGGCTCTACGGCGTCGTCGGCCACCGCGAGGGGGTGGCGCAGGCGCTCAACAACATCGGGTGGTACCTCGCCCAGCTCGGCAGCGACCGTGCGGCGATCAGCCACTGCGAGCAGGCGCTGGCACTGCACCGGGAGCTGGGGGATCGGCAGGGGACCGCGCACACGCTCGACAGCCTCGGCTACGTGCACCACCGGCTCGGCGACTTCGACCGGGCGGCGGCGTACTACCGGGAGTCCGCGACGATGCTCCGCGAGTCGGGGGACCGGTCGCACGAGGCGTTCGCGCTCACCCATCTCGGCGACGCCCACGGCGCGGCCGGGCATCGGGAGCAGGCGCTCGACGCGTGGGCGGCGGCCCAGCGGATCTTCGACGAGCTGCGCCACCCGGAGGCGGACCAGGTCGCGGCGAAGATCCGCGAGCTCAGGCGTCGAGGGCCGCGTCCAGCGCCATCCGGGTGA
- a CDS encoding DUF6286 domain-containing protein produces MRLVNRIASSVLGLALIGGGLLAAVEAVLAFAGRAPVLPLRQWYARLVDTEYTDRWVLLIAIGIGLLGLVILIAQLRPQRPDRFRLGPVATDDATRWSMQRHSLEQQVAAAVTGVSGVGAAHVEVAGKETDWSVRVRATGRPDQRDSVQSAARAALGRLDAPPTVGLRIDLREPRIERREPRRVS; encoded by the coding sequence ATGCGACTCGTCAACCGGATCGCCTCGTCGGTCCTCGGGCTCGCCCTGATCGGCGGTGGACTGCTCGCCGCGGTCGAGGCGGTCCTCGCCTTCGCGGGCCGGGCACCCGTGCTGCCGCTGCGGCAGTGGTACGCGCGGCTCGTCGACACCGAATACACCGACCGCTGGGTGCTGCTGATCGCGATCGGCATCGGCCTGCTCGGGCTCGTCATCCTGATCGCGCAGCTCCGCCCGCAGCGTCCGGACCGGTTCCGCCTCGGGCCGGTGGCCACCGACGACGCCACCCGCTGGAGCATGCAGCGGCACTCACTGGAGCAGCAGGTGGCGGCAGCGGTGACGGGCGTATCGGGAGTCGGTGCCGCCCACGTCGAGGTCGCGGGCAAGGAGACGGACTGGTCCGTCCGCGTCCGCGCCACCGGCCGCCCCGATCAGCGCGACTCCGTCCAGAGCGCCGCCCGGGCCGCGCTCGGCCGCCTCGACGCGCCGCCGACCGTGGGGCTGCGGATCGACCTGCGCGAACCCCGGATCGAGCGGCGCGAACCCAGGAGGGTGTCATGA